The following DNA comes from Bacteroidia bacterium.
CACTATACGAGTCAAAAACGCCTCCGCTGCAAGCGCAGGCACCCATGGATAAAACCCATTTGGGTTCTGCCATTTGTTCATAAACCTGTCGCAGGATAGGAGCCATTTTTTTTGCAATCGTTCCCATCACCATCAGAAGATCCGCCTGGCGCGGTGAAAAACTCAATCGCTCCGAACCGAATCTTCCAAGATCATAGGTAGAAGCCATGGTTGCCATAAATTCAATTCCGCAACAGGAAGTAGCAAACGGCAGAGGCCAGATCGAATTTTTGCGGGCCAGGCCCACCGCACGGTCAAGAGAGGTAGCAAAGAATCCGGTTCCTTCAACACCTTCCGGTGCCGTTACAACATTATAATCCGCTGGTTTAGAAAGCATCGTCATAAACTACTCCCACTTTAAAGCACCCTTTTTCAAAATATAAAAGAAACCGACCATAAAAAAGAGGATGAAGGTGGCCATTTCAATGAATCCCAACCAGCCCAAATCTTTGAATTTCACCGCCCAGGGATACATAAAGATGACTTCCACATCAAACAATACGAAGAGGATGGCTACTAAAAAATATTTGATAGAAAAAGGGATTCGGGCATTTCCATGCACAGGAATACCACATTCAAAAGTGTCATTCTTTACCTCTGTTTTACGTTTCGGACCCAGCACATGAGTTGCAAAAAGGGCGACCACCACGAAGCCGGCGGCAACAATTGCTGTAATGACAATAGGGAGGTAAGCCGTTAGTGAATTTCCTTCCATAAAGGAGTGAAATAGAGCTACAAGTTTAATGATTACTCCGCTTGGATTGACAGGGGGGAAGGTTTTTTAGACCAGGTGGCTCCTGATTAGGATAAATCCTTGTAAAATAGGGGGTTAACCTACGTTTTTCCCATTCATCTGCATGATCTCCGTCAGGTTCTTACGAACGAGGTCGGGAACCTTGCAACCGGAGGCCGGATAGCCGACAGGAATGAGCAAAAACGGCTTCTCATTTTCCGGTCTCTGAAGGATACGTGCGAGAAAATTCATCGGACTTGGAGTGTGTGTAAGGGCCACAAGTCCTGCCTGATGAACAGCCATGAGTAAAAAGCCGCAAGCGAGCCCCACACTTTCCTGAACATAATAATTCTGTCGTTTCTTTCCTTCAATGATCTCATAGGGTCTTTTAAATACCACGATCAGGGCAGGAGCGATTTCGAGGAACGGCTTTCTGAAATCAGTTCCCAGGGGTTCCAGATCTTCCAGCCACTCCTCGCTCATGCGGTTTTCATAGGATGCCTTTTCTTCCCTTTCCGCTTCCTCCCTTATTTGCCTTTTGATTTCCGGATCGGTGACCAGGTGAAAATTCCATGGTTGTTTATGCGCGCCGGAAGGAGCGGTTGATGCGGTACGGATGATATCTTCAAGAACCGAAAGAGGCACCGGCCGGTCGGAATAATCCCGCACTGTTCTTCGCGTATCGGCCCATTGATAAAATTCGCGTGCCCGGTGTATCATTTCATCCTCGGGATATTCACGGTGTACAAAGGGGATCAGGGGAAGTTTGTGAGAGCTCATGCTCAAAGGAACTGCAATTAAGTTAAATTTACAATCTTTGTCCTGTGAAACGGCTGATCATCTTCGCTTCCGGTGAAGGAACGAATGCGGAACAACTCATTCAGCATTTCCGGAAGAATAAAAAAGCGGAAGTGCTATGGGTGATAACCAACCGGCTTTGCGGTGCGGTTAAGCGTGCATTACAGGCAGATGTACCGGTACTGATTCTGGACCGGCGAGATTTTTTCAGGGATCCGAAATTTATCCGGTTTATTCAGAAACAGCAGCCGGATCTGATCGTGCTTGCAGGATTTCTATTGCTTGTGCCGAAAGAGCTGATCGCTGCATTTCCCGGAAAAATCATCAACATCCATCCTGCCTTGCTTCCGAAGTACGGGGGGAAAGGCATGTACGGTGAGAATGTTCACAAAGCCGTGATCGCCGCAGGAGAAAAAGAGAGCGGGATCAGTATTCACGAAGTAAACGAAAAATTTGACGAAGGCAGAATACTGTTTCAGGCCGCGTGTGCTGTTGAGCCGGCCGACACCCCGGAGACCCTCGGGGCCCGCATTCACGCGCTGGAGTATCTTCATTTCCCTGCTCAGATCGGCAAAATTCTCGGCGTTTAATCCATCCCTTTCTTTATTAGCTCTTTCCCGAAATATCCCGGGAAGAATTGATCGTACCATTGTCCGGTATGAAAAACACAATACGCTTTGGTATTTTCTCTGTTAGCTATTAAAGGACCCGGTGGCGCTGTGCGGACCTAAAACAGGTAGTAAAAGCAGATAGTTCTCAGTTTTCTATTTGATCACTGCCCCATCCACCGCTCCATCACCCGGCGTTACAAAACGCAGACTTCCGTCCGGATTTTCCGCCATCAGGATCATACCCTTCGACTCAATACCGCGTATCTTCCTTGGCGCCAAATTCACAAGAACACTTACCTTCTTCCCAACAATTTCTTCCGGTTTAAAGAACATTGCTATTCCGGAAACCACGGTACGCTGATCCAGACCGGTATCCAGTTTAAGCTTCAGCAACTTGTCGGCACCCGATACTTTTTCTGCTTCGAGTATTACTCCTGTACGAATGTCCATTTTAGAAAAATCATCATACGTGATTTCCTGCTTTCCGGGAAGGATTCCCTCCGGTGCGGCGCTGGTTTCGTTCATTCTTTTTGTTTCGAGTAGTTTGTTCACCTGTTCCACAATCGCAGGATCTTCTATTTTTTCGAAAAGCAACTTGGCTTCTGCTATCCGGTGCCCTTTGAGCAGCAGATCGGTACGGGCAGCATCCGACCACCGGTAACCTTTCAATTTCAGCATTTCTCTCAACTTGTGTGCGGAGAAAGGCATAAACGGCTCCATCAGCAGTGACAATCCGGCGCAGATCTGTAGTGATATGTTCATAACCGTTCGCACTCTTTTCTCGTCTGAGGACTGTAACTTCCATGGTTCGTTATCGGCCAGGTATTTATTTCCGGCACGCGCCAGATTCATGAATTCAGTGAGTGCTTCGCGAAATCGAAACGCCTCCAGTGAGGCGGATATCCGTGACGGAAAGGCGGCGATATCCTCCAACAACAAGAGATCGTTCCGGGTGTATTCCTCCGCTCCGGGAACCTCTCCACTGTAGAATTTATGTGTAAGTACGAGCGTTCTGTTCACAAAATTTCCGAGAATAGCAACCAGTTCACTGTTGTTTCTCGATTGGAAATCCTTCCAGGTAAAATCATTGTCCTTCGTTTCCGGTGCATTGGCGCACAGGACGTAACGCAGCACATCCTGCTTGCCGGGAAAATCCCTGAGGTATTCGTGCAGCCAGACCGCCCAGTTACGGGAGGTAGAAATCTTATCGCCTTCCAGGTTGAGAAATTCATTGGCCGGAACATTGTCGGCCCACCGGTATTCGCCGTGTGCCATCAGCATAGCGGGGAAAATAATACAGTGAAATACAATATTATCCTTCCCGATAAAATGGATGATCCGCGAATCTTCTCTTTTCCAGTATTTTTCCCAATCAGCAGTAAGTTCCCGGGTTGCAGATATGTATCCGATAGGTGCATCAAACCACACATACAGCACCTTGCCTTCGGCTCCAGGTAACGGAACTTTCACTCCCCAATCAAGATCACGGGTCATAGCGCGAGGCTGAAGTCCGGCGTTTAACCATGATTTGCACTGGCCAAAAACATTACTCTTCCATTCCGGATGACTATTAATATACTCCCCGATCCGAGTCTGCATTTTATCCAGCGGAAGAAACCAGTTCTTTGTCTTTCTCATCACCGGTTTTTCCCCACTCAATGTAGACCTGGGGTTCAGAAGTTCCGTAGGGCTCAGGGATGTTCCGCACTTTTCACACTGATCTCCGTACGCGTTGTCGTTACTGCACTTCGGACAGGTTCCCACAATGTAACGGTCTGCAAGAAACTGTTGTGCCTTTTCATCATAGTACTGTTCGGTTACCTCTTCGGTAAAAACTTTTTTATCATACAGTGTTTTAAAGAAGGAAGATGCCGTTTCATGATGGGTCTTACCGGACGTTCGGGAATAAATATCGAAGGCAATGCCGAATTCGCTGAACGAATCCTTCATCATCTGGTGGTATTTATTCACTACCTCTTGCGGAGTAATATTCTCCTTACGTGCTTTGATTGTGATGGGAACGCCATGTTCATCGGAACCACAGATAAATTTTACATCCTCCCCTTTCAGGCGCAGGTAGCGCACGTAGATATCCGCAGGCAGATAACAACCGGCCAGATGACCAATATGCACCGGACCATTTGCGTACGGTAATGCTGCAGTTATCAGATGTCTCTGAAATTTCACACCGCAAAGTTAAGAATTTCAGTGTGTTATGATAAGTTCAGGCAGGAATATCCTTGGTAAACGGAAGATTCATACTGGTAAAATCAGGCGGGAGCGGTCTCGTCGTGTTCAAAGCAATCCAGCAATATCTCCTGATTCATTATCTCCTTCTTGAGTTTTTCACAATAAAGACTTTGCTGCCGGGGCGAATAATGTGTGCATGTGGTACACATACGCTGACGTCGGATCACCCCGTCCTTACGGAGTCCGGTTAACGCTTTAACCAGACAATCGAACATGCGAGACTTCTCTTCAGTGGAATGACCGGCGAGTAAATTATGAAGCGGTGATGAAAAATGTTCCAGCTGGCCGGCCATATGTTTACCCTGCCTGGTCAGTTTAATATAAAAACTTCTGGAGTCTGCAGAGGTGGGCTCCTTTTGGATCAGTTTCTTTTTTACCAGCGTTTTCACCACTTCGGAGATGGTGGGTTTGCTCATGGCGAACTCCTCTGAAAGACACGTAATGGTGCAGTGGCCGCGATCATGGTAATTGAGAAAAATCAATAGCTGTACCTGGATCGGACTGAGCTTGTGCTTTTTCCCGGCTTCCCAAAGCATCACCCGAAAGGATTCCGAGATGCGCTCCAGTGCTACTACAATGCGCGCATCGAGATCGCGGAACTGCAGAGAGGGATCATAGGGGGAGGTCATGCGGGAATAAATTTATAATAATCGGCGGAATATCTGAAGACCTGCTTACTTTTGATTATGATTTTGCCACCATACCTCACCAGGGGAGATACGGTACATCTGGTAGCTCCGGCGAGGAAAGTCACTGAAACTGAGATAGCCGGAGGGATTTTACGACTTGTGGATGAAGGATTTAATGTTGTAACATCGAAAAATTTCTACAAAGAATCACACCAGTATGCGGGTACCGATGAGGAGCGGACGGCGGATCTGCAGAACGCGCTCGACGATCCCGGGGTGAAGGCCATTATATGTGCACGGGGAGGATATGGAACACTGCGGGTCCTCGACACGCTTGATTTCGGAAAATTTAACAAACATCCGAAGTGGCTGGCGGGTTTCAGTGACATTACGGTGCTTCATGCCCGTCTGCAGAGATTAGGATACGCCAGTATTCACGGACCACTGCTTATCAATTTTTCTAAAGATGAGTATGCAGCGGATCTGCTGATGGAGATGTTGAAAGGCGGGAACACAACGATCAGTTCCCCACCCCATGACCTCTCGATACCCGGTAAGGTGAACGGAGTAATCACCGGAGGAAATCTATCCCTTCTTTACGCCCTTCAGGGCAGTGCCGACATGCCGGATCTGAGGGGAAAAATTCTTTTCATTGAAGACCTGGACGAATACTTGTATCACATGGATCGCATGATGCGTTCTCTTTGGCGTTCAGGTACCTTTAAGGGTGTTGCAGCGGTAATCATAGGAGGGATGAGCGATATGAAAGACAATCCGGTGCCATTCGGTAAACCCGCAGAAGAAATCATCAGGGAAATGTTGGAACCCTTAGGTGTTCCTCTTTGTTTCGGATTTCCTTCAGGTCATATTTTACCGAACACACCCATTAAGTTCGGCGTTGAAGCTGAACTTTCAGTTTCGGAAAAGGGCGGAATCCTTCGGTTTATGAAATAAAAAAAACCCGGAATCTCTCCCGGGGTCTGTCTGATGTTCGAATAGCTTACTTGTCAAATTTTGTATATCCGGCGGGGATGCTAAACAAACCGGCATCAACCGCTTTCTTTTCCACCTTCGTGGCATCCATAGTCTCAGTTACTTTGCCATCCATGGCGCTCAGTGTGGAGTACATCGGAAACATGCCGTCCATTCCGGGAATCTGCTGGAAATAAACCGAAAACTTGTCTTTACGATTAAGCACCTTCAGCATTTTTGAGAAAAAGTTGAATTTGCCTGCCGCCACCCAGTGGCTAACGATCGTATTCTCCGTGGAATTAGTCACTTTATATTCCACGCACTTGTACCCATTGATGGTCTTGGTATTCTTGGTCTTTTCTACCTTACACTCTCCTGCCGGCTTGGAAGGCGCCGGTGTTTTCTGTTCCAGGTACATTTTACGCTCGTGGCTCAGAGAGGTCATGGTTCCCGCCTTCAGGTCGATCAGAAAAGTACCTTCTACTTTTCCTGTCTTACTGTTCAATTCGTCAATACGTACCTTATCACCCTTAATGTAGTACAGGTAGTTAATGGTATCGTAGGCCGTTTTCTTGCTGAAGGCGATGGTACCTTCGAACTGGGCAAATGCTCCTAACGTAAAGGCAGTGAGGAGCAGAATGGAAAAGATCTTTTTCATGAATTTTTTCTGTTTGGGGTTACTAAAGTACTATTTTTTTCAGTGGTGGCAAGAACCGTACCAGCCGGCGGAAAGAGGCCCGGCTTTAAACCCTGCATGTCTCATAAGTGTTTAGTAATCCGACAGTTATTTGGCTCGGAGAAGGGTTCTCAGAACCAGACGGATTTGAAATGAGATGACTTCCTTATTTCGAAGAAAAAACATGACAGAACATCTGGAACTGGGAAAGCAGGGAGAAGATCTTGCCTGTGCCTGGTATGAAAAAAGGGGCTACAAAGTGATGGCCCGGAACTGGCGGCTGAAAAAACTGGAATGTGACCTCATCCTGAGCAATGATCTGTTTGTGGTATTTGCCGAGGTAAAAACACGGAGCAACATCTCATTCGGGGAACCTCAGGTATTTGTGACACATGAAAAGCAGCTCAATCTTCTTCGTCTTGCCAATTTCTATATGCAGATTCACGCTATTGACAAAGAAGCGCGGTTCGACATCGTTTCCGTTGTGCTGGGGTGTGGAATCGAAAAAACCGAGGTTTTCGAAGACGCTTTTAATGCTGTTAGCGTCAATATGAGGGGAAAGCGGAGGAATTAAAAGTTACCTTTGCCGAATGGAAAAAGATGAAAACAGATCGGAAGGCAAAGGCCGGAGATCAGATGGCGGAAAACGAAAGGGAGCGTTCGGCAGAGATAATAAAAAACCATTCAGGAAAAAATTTGAGAGCGGCGGCGACAGAAAACCTTTCAGGAAAAGCTCTGACCGCGACGGAGATAAAAAACCTTTCAGGAAAAGTTTTGGCCGCGACGGAGATAAAAAACCCTTCAGGAAAAGTTTTGGCCGCGACGGAGATAAAAAACCCTTCAGGAAAAGCTTTGACCGCGATGGAGATAAAAAACCTTTCAGGAAAAGCTTTGACCGCGACGGCGATAAAAAACCCTTCAGGAAAAGTTTTGGCCGCGACGGCGATAAAAAACCCTTCAAGAAAAGCTTTGACCGCGACGGCGATAAAAAACCCTTCAGGAAAAGCTTTGACCGCGACGGAGATAAAAAACCCTTCAGGAAAAGCTTTGACCGCGACGGAGATAAAAAACCTTTCAGGAAAAGCTTTGACCGCGACGGAGATAAAAAACCCTTCAGGAAAAGCTTTGACCGCGATGGAGATAAAAAACCTTTCAGGAAAAGCTTTGACCGCGATGGAGATAAAAAACCTTTCAGGAAAAGCTTTGACCGCGACGGAGATAAAAAACCTTTCAGGAAAAGCTTTGACCGCGATGGAGATAAAAAACCCTTCAGGAAAAGTTTTGACCGCGACGGAGATAAAAAACCCTTTTCAAAATACCAGCAAAATGAGGGATCCTTCAAAAAGAGGTATGAAAAACGAGGGGATAAGGAGACATTCAAGGAACAAAAAAAGGCTTTTCTGAATGAGGAGTATAAAGCAGAGGAAGGGGAGATTCGCCTGAACAAATACATAGCACATGCGGGAGTATGTTCCCGTCGGGAAGCCGATGAATTAATTAAAGCAGGGGCGGTGAAAGTGAACGGCGAAGTGGTTACCGAAATGGGATTCAAGGTAAAAGCCGGGGACGTTGTGAATTTCGGAGGCGAACCGTTAAAATCGGAGCGTAAAGTATACCTTCTGTTGAACAAGCCAAAAGATGTTATAACCACCACCGATGATCCGCAGGGAAGAGACAATGTGATGAACCTGGTGAGGAAAGCCTGCCGGGAGAGGATCTATCCGGTAGGAAGACTGGACAGGGCTACAACCGGGGTCTTACTTTTCACGAATGATGGTGAGCTCACCAAAGTACTTACCCATCCCAAACACCGCGTACCAAAAATGTACCATGTGGTGCTGGATAAAACACTGACCAAATTTGATTTCGAAGCCATTCAGAGCGGGGTAAAACTGGAAGATGGGGTGATCGCTGCAGACGTCATTGACTATATTGGCGACGGCAGCAACAAGCGCGAAATCGGTCTGGAGATCCATTCCGGGCGAAACCGCATTGTACGGAGGCTCTTCGAACATCTTGGTTATAAGGTGACTAAACTGGACAGGGTCATGTTTGCCGGGCTAACCAAAAAAGACACACCCAGAGGAACCTGGAGGTTCCTTACAGAGAAGGAGATAGGCTTTTTAAAGATGTACCGGCCGAAGGAAGAGCGAGCAGGCGGTTAATGGCCGGCAGACTGTAAATGAAACCTTTTGTTGATAATCCCGTTCAAGTTTTACCTGAACCTGCTGTCCGCATGAGCATTATCTACCCCGAAATTTGCCTCTGCATATGCAAACACCCGGAGACCTGCCTCCTCCCCGCTCCTTCAGTTGGTTACGCCTGCTGAGGCGTTTGCTTCTTTGGTTACTTTTTTCATTTCTACTGCTCCTTGTCGCTGCATTCATCCTGCTCAAAGTGTATGAGGATGATATAAAAAACTACGCCATTGGGGTAATGAATGAACGGCTGGCCACGCCCGTGCTAATTCATCCCGAAGATATTGACGTAACCTTATTCTCCTCCTTTCCTTACGCCGCGGTCGACTTCCGCAACATGAGTGCACTGGACGCCTGGGATGGAAAAAAAGATACCCTTTTTCGCGCCGGTCTCATCGCTCTGCGGTTTAATGCCCTGCAGCTGTTCAAGGGTGACCATACGTTCAGGGAACTTGCCATTGAAAACCTGGATTTTAACCTGAAGATTGACTATAAGGGCCGGAATAACTTTTCCATCTTTAAAGAAAGCAGAGATAGTAATGCCGCAGGATCCTTCCGTATTAAACTCGAAACCATCCACCTCAGCAATTCGCGTATCCGGTATACGGATCAAAGAGAAAATTTTCATCTTGACATAAAAACCGGGGTAACTGAAATGTCCGGCGATTTTACCTCTGCTCAATACGAACTAATGGTTCATTCCAATCTGCTGATCCGTGAACTGCGGTCCGACAGCACCAGCTACCTTGAAGATAAACCGGCGGATCTGGAATTTACCTTCGACGCATTACAAAATACCTACACTATCCGCGAAGGATCTGTTAAACTGGCAGATCTGCTGCTGCGTGCAGAAGGATCTTATAGCACAGGAAAAAATACGGATAACATCCGGGTGACCCTGAAAGGAGAAGAAATGGATATTGCATCTGTGTTGTCATTGTTACCATCCCGTCTTACTGAAAAAACAAAAGGTTACGCTTCTGATGGTGATTTTTTCTTCACCGCCGAGATCAGCGGTGATCCCTCTCGTCCCGTGGTCGCCTCCTCCTTTGGTATCCGCAACGGCACCATCACAGAAAGGGAATCTTCTGTAACACTTGATCACGTAGAACTGAACGGGGAATATATAAACAGGGACTTGAAGGATGCGAAAAAGAACCTCACCATTCCCGCCGAGTTGAAGATCAGGTCCTTTTCTGCCGGGATCGGCGGCGGAAAGATCGCCGGCAACCTGCGGATTGGAAATTTTGATCACCCGAACGCTGCATTTACACTGGAGGGCAGCATTGGACTTAAAGATTTGCAGGGCTTGCTCAAAATAGACACCCTGCAGGATATTTCAGGAAATCTAAAACTAAACATACGCTACGAAGGTCCGATGAAATCTGGTGCAGGATTCACAGTGAATGACCTCGATCACATCCGTACTTCCGGAGATATGCAGATCAGCGACGGTGAGATCAGCCTGAAAAATTCAACACTTAAGGTCACCGGCCTGAACGGAGAATTTAAACTTCAGAATGAAGACGTTATAGTGAAGGAGTTCTCCTGCAAAGCTCTCTCGAGCGACATTTTACTCAAGGGTGAATGCCGTAATCTGGTTCGCTATGCCCTGAGTAGTGAACATCCCATGACTGTTGACGCAATTTTCGTATCGC
Coding sequences within:
- the ndhC gene encoding NADH-quinone oxidoreductase subunit A; amino-acid sequence: MEGNSLTAYLPIVITAIVAAGFVVVALFATHVLGPKRKTEVKNDTFECGIPVHGNARIPFSIKYFLVAILFVLFDVEVIFMYPWAVKFKDLGWLGFIEMATFILFFMVGFFYILKKGALKWE
- a CDS encoding phosphoribosylglycinamide formyltransferase, with protein sequence MKRLIIFASGEGTNAEQLIQHFRKNKKAEVLWVITNRLCGAVKRALQADVPVLILDRRDFFRDPKFIRFIQKQQPDLIVLAGFLLLVPKELIAAFPGKIINIHPALLPKYGGKGMYGENVHKAVIAAGEKESGISIHEVNEKFDEGRILFQAACAVEPADTPETLGARIHALEYLHFPAQIGKILGV
- the metG gene encoding methionine--tRNA ligase, yielding MKFQRHLITAALPYANGPVHIGHLAGCYLPADIYVRYLRLKGEDVKFICGSDEHGVPITIKARKENITPQEVVNKYHQMMKDSFSEFGIAFDIYSRTSGKTHHETASSFFKTLYDKKVFTEEVTEQYYDEKAQQFLADRYIVGTCPKCSNDNAYGDQCEKCGTSLSPTELLNPRSTLSGEKPVMRKTKNWFLPLDKMQTRIGEYINSHPEWKSNVFGQCKSWLNAGLQPRAMTRDLDWGVKVPLPGAEGKVLYVWFDAPIGYISATRELTADWEKYWKREDSRIIHFIGKDNIVFHCIIFPAMLMAHGEYRWADNVPANEFLNLEGDKISTSRNWAVWLHEYLRDFPGKQDVLRYVLCANAPETKDNDFTWKDFQSRNNSELVAILGNFVNRTLVLTHKFYSGEVPGAEEYTRNDLLLLEDIAAFPSRISASLEAFRFREALTEFMNLARAGNKYLADNEPWKLQSSDEKRVRTVMNISLQICAGLSLLMEPFMPFSAHKLREMLKLKGYRWSDAARTDLLLKGHRIAEAKLLFEKIEDPAIVEQVNKLLETKRMNETSAAPEGILPGKQEITYDDFSKMDIRTGVILEAEKVSGADKLLKLKLDTGLDQRTVVSGIAMFFKPEEIVGKKVSVLVNLAPRKIRGIESKGMILMAENPDGSLRFVTPGDGAVDGAVIK
- a CDS encoding RNA-binding S4 domain-containing protein, whose protein sequence is MEKDENRSEGKGRRSDGGKRKGAFGRDNKKPFRKKFESGGDRKPFRKSSDRDGDKKPFRKSFGRDGDKKPFRKSFGRDGDKKPFRKSFDRDGDKKPFRKSFDRDGDKKPFRKSFGRDGDKKPFKKSFDRDGDKKPFRKSFDRDGDKKPFRKSFDRDGDKKPFRKSFDRDGDKKPFRKSFDRDGDKKPFRKSFDRDGDKKPFRKSFDRDGDKKPFRKSFDRDGDKKPFRKSFDRDGDKKPFSKYQQNEGSFKKRYEKRGDKETFKEQKKAFLNEEYKAEEGEIRLNKYIAHAGVCSRREADELIKAGAVKVNGEVVTEMGFKVKAGDVVNFGGEPLKSERKVYLLLNKPKDVITTTDDPQGRDNVMNLVRKACRERIYPVGRLDRATTGVLLFTNDGELTKVLTHPKHRVPKMYHVVLDKTLTKFDFEAIQSGVKLEDGVIAADVIDYIGDGSNKREIGLEIHSGRNRIVRRLFEHLGYKVTKLDRVMFAGLTKKDTPRGTWRFLTEKEIGFLKMYRPKEERAGG
- a CDS encoding LD-carboxypeptidase, with the protein product MILPPYLTRGDTVHLVAPARKVTETEIAGGILRLVDEGFNVVTSKNFYKESHQYAGTDEERTADLQNALDDPGVKAIICARGGYGTLRVLDTLDFGKFNKHPKWLAGFSDITVLHARLQRLGYASIHGPLLINFSKDEYAADLLMEMLKGGNTTISSPPHDLSIPGKVNGVITGGNLSLLYALQGSADMPDLRGKILFIEDLDEYLYHMDRMMRSLWRSGTFKGVAAVIIGGMSDMKDNPVPFGKPAEEIIREMLEPLGVPLCFGFPSGHILPNTPIKFGVEAELSVSEKGGILRFMK
- a CDS encoding winged helix-turn-helix transcriptional regulator: MTSPYDPSLQFRDLDARIVVALERISESFRVMLWEAGKKHKLSPIQVQLLIFLNYHDRGHCTITCLSEEFAMSKPTISEVVKTLVKKKLIQKEPTSADSRSFYIKLTRQGKHMAGQLEHFSSPLHNLLAGHSTEEKSRMFDCLVKALTGLRKDGVIRRQRMCTTCTHYSPRQQSLYCEKLKKEIMNQEILLDCFEHDETAPA
- a CDS encoding nitroreductase family protein → MSSHKLPLIPFVHREYPEDEMIHRAREFYQWADTRRTVRDYSDRPVPLSVLEDIIRTASTAPSGAHKQPWNFHLVTDPEIKRQIREEAEREEKASYENRMSEEWLEDLEPLGTDFRKPFLEIAPALIVVFKRPYEIIEGKKRQNYYVQESVGLACGFLLMAVHQAGLVALTHTPSPMNFLARILQRPENEKPFLLIPVGYPASGCKVPDLVRKNLTEIMQMNGKNVG
- a CDS encoding DUF4412 domain-containing protein, which translates into the protein MKKIFSILLLTAFTLGAFAQFEGTIAFSKKTAYDTINYLYYIKGDKVRIDELNSKTGKVEGTFLIDLKAGTMTSLSHERKMYLEQKTPAPSKPAGECKVEKTKNTKTINGYKCVEYKVTNSTENTIVSHWVAAGKFNFFSKMLKVLNRKDKFSVYFQQIPGMDGMFPMYSTLSAMDGKVTETMDATKVEKKAVDAGLFSIPAGYTKFDK
- a CDS encoding YraN family protein — protein: MTEHLELGKQGEDLACAWYEKRGYKVMARNWRLKKLECDLILSNDLFVVFAEVKTRSNISFGEPQVFVTHEKQLNLLRLANFYMQIHAIDKEARFDIVSVVLGCGIEKTEVFEDAFNAVSVNMRGKRRN
- a CDS encoding NADH-quinone oxidoreductase subunit B, coding for MLSKPADYNVVTAPEGVEGTGFFATSLDRAVGLARKNSIWPLPFATSCCGIEFMATMASTYDLGRFGSERLSFSPRQADLLMVMGTIAKKMAPILRQVYEQMAEPKWVLSMGACACSGGVFDSYSVLQGIDRIIPVDVYIPGCPPRPEQVIEGLLRIQDLVGKESLRRRNSEAYRQLMSKYGLE